Proteins encoded within one genomic window of Phycisphaerae bacterium:
- the smc gene encoding chromosome segregation protein SMC, with the protein MRLKRLTLHGFKSFADRTALDFNHGITGIVGPNGCGKSNVVDAFKWVLGEQSAKSLRGQQMQDVIFNGSANRKSMGMAEVGLTFETDGQLGDYGSEVVIARRLYRSGQSEYLINNKPCRLRDIRDLFLDTGVGVDAYSLIEQGKVDLLLQASNQDRRAVLEEAAGISKYKLRRKEAQRRLENVQQNLLRAGDVIAEVEKHLRSVKLQAGKARNYQEYVTRLQSLKSQYYLAEYHGLLEQQGTLRVELDDRHRELRELQERHELLEAKRSQFDLEMVELGNQIGAVENKLTQSSEQIDSGQQTIRLLGQRMDEQNESLNASRKRLQAQYLQMGRLRGEQSKVAGELEAIQGEEASLQEKIRKLQEQIEAHDLRTTELVHMLEGEKSSLIELMRRTAQCNNQLSQIDAEQRGIEGQRQRLTSRREYLAGEKAKIQAFRDDRHQALAELDRQIEALSAEVSRLQDRAEVLDQQSGELSRSLAERKEKRSALQSRQEVLSDMQAQMQGVGTGAKALLVRKDQGDPAMEGLVGLAADLIGTDLEHARLIEAALAGRDQYLVVESHRFVEANRELLAELSGAVSIFPLDSLAPVVNVRDFSGKDGVVATAASLVKSEDRFDHLVRLLLGKTLIVEDLGTAFRLAGEDAAGWRFVTREGEVVEADGSVRVGPTKGGAGLISRKSELEHLSNQLTRLDAEITEAERNVRQVNEDQRQTKQEVSDLRASLYENRTRRVKDQTQLSGLDEQWRKLSEEEPLIESELDSLSQQSAFNAERKEGLERQVGEMEGEQRSVQQRVEELQSVQESEQAARSGLSGQMTELKVEAGRLSQKRQALTDRANGLRRDLQQALAGHQSAGEEIRSMKVRIEQAERQILGTEARLAGLYSSRQEYQRQSGLLRQQRKGKSTQLEQIMAEAHEAKSQVGSLQEQGQELALKINELTVRQETLIQRAQDELRIDLEHAYSDYHDSGEQDWAALEGEINDLKGKISRLGNVNLDAIAEQEQLEARLVFLSSQRDDLDEAQKKLQELIERLDEESQKRFLETFETVRENFQDLYRKLFGGGKADLVLDNPEDVLESGIDILARPPGKETRSVSLLSGGEKTLTTVALLMAIFKSKPSPFCILDEVDAALDEANVDRFNMVIQEFLHHSQFIVITHNKRTMSYA; encoded by the coding sequence ATGCGGTTGAAACGGCTGACCCTGCACGGCTTCAAGAGTTTTGCCGATCGGACGGCGTTGGATTTCAATCACGGGATCACGGGGATCGTTGGGCCGAACGGTTGCGGCAAGAGCAACGTGGTGGACGCGTTCAAGTGGGTGTTGGGCGAGCAGTCGGCTAAGAGTCTGCGCGGCCAGCAGATGCAGGACGTGATTTTCAACGGGTCGGCGAACCGCAAGAGCATGGGGATGGCGGAGGTGGGGCTGACGTTCGAGACGGACGGGCAGCTTGGGGATTACGGGTCGGAGGTGGTGATCGCGCGTCGGCTTTACCGGAGCGGTCAGAGCGAGTATCTGATCAACAACAAGCCGTGCCGGCTTCGGGACATTCGGGATTTGTTTCTGGACACGGGCGTTGGGGTGGACGCGTACAGCCTGATCGAGCAGGGGAAGGTGGATCTGCTGCTTCAGGCGTCGAACCAGGACCGTCGGGCGGTGCTGGAGGAGGCGGCTGGGATCAGCAAGTACAAGCTTCGTCGGAAGGAGGCCCAGCGGCGGTTGGAGAACGTTCAGCAGAATTTGCTGCGGGCGGGGGACGTGATCGCGGAGGTGGAGAAGCATTTGCGGAGCGTGAAGCTTCAGGCGGGCAAGGCGCGGAACTATCAGGAGTACGTGACGCGGCTTCAGTCGCTCAAGTCGCAGTATTACCTGGCGGAGTATCACGGCCTGCTGGAGCAGCAGGGGACGCTGCGGGTGGAGTTGGACGATCGGCATCGCGAGCTTCGGGAGTTGCAGGAGCGGCACGAGCTGTTGGAGGCGAAGCGTTCGCAGTTCGACCTTGAGATGGTGGAGTTGGGGAATCAGATCGGGGCGGTGGAGAACAAGCTGACGCAGTCGTCGGAGCAGATCGATTCGGGTCAGCAGACGATTCGGTTGCTGGGTCAGCGGATGGATGAGCAGAACGAGAGTCTGAACGCGAGCCGCAAGCGGCTTCAGGCGCAGTATCTTCAGATGGGTCGGTTGCGTGGCGAGCAGTCGAAGGTGGCGGGCGAGCTGGAGGCGATTCAGGGGGAGGAGGCCTCGCTGCAGGAGAAGATTCGCAAGCTGCAGGAGCAGATCGAGGCGCACGATCTGCGGACGACGGAGCTGGTGCACATGCTGGAGGGGGAGAAGTCGAGTTTGATCGAGCTGATGCGTCGGACGGCGCAGTGCAACAATCAGCTCAGCCAGATCGACGCGGAGCAGCGTGGGATTGAGGGGCAGCGGCAGCGGTTGACGTCGCGGCGGGAGTATCTGGCGGGCGAGAAGGCGAAGATTCAGGCGTTTCGGGACGATCGGCACCAGGCGCTGGCGGAGTTGGATCGTCAGATTGAGGCATTGTCGGCGGAGGTCAGCCGGCTGCAGGATCGGGCGGAGGTGCTGGATCAGCAGTCGGGCGAGCTGTCGCGGTCGTTGGCGGAGCGGAAGGAGAAGCGGTCGGCGCTGCAGTCGCGGCAGGAGGTGCTGTCGGACATGCAGGCGCAGATGCAGGGGGTGGGAACGGGGGCCAAGGCGCTTTTGGTTCGCAAGGATCAGGGCGATCCGGCGATGGAGGGGTTAGTGGGTTTGGCGGCGGATCTGATTGGGACGGACCTGGAGCACGCGCGGCTGATCGAGGCGGCGCTGGCGGGTCGGGATCAGTATCTGGTGGTGGAGAGCCATCGGTTTGTGGAGGCAAATCGGGAGCTGCTGGCGGAGCTGTCGGGGGCGGTGAGTATTTTCCCGCTGGATTCGTTGGCGCCGGTGGTGAACGTTCGGGATTTTTCGGGGAAGGACGGGGTGGTGGCGACGGCTGCGAGTCTGGTCAAGTCGGAGGACCGGTTCGACCATCTGGTTCGGCTGCTGTTGGGCAAGACGCTGATCGTGGAGGATTTGGGGACGGCGTTCCGGCTGGCGGGGGAGGACGCGGCGGGCTGGCGGTTCGTGACGCGCGAGGGCGAGGTGGTGGAGGCGGACGGTTCGGTGCGGGTCGGTCCGACCAAGGGCGGGGCGGGATTGATTTCGCGGAAGTCGGAATTGGAGCACCTTTCGAACCAGTTGACGCGGCTCGACGCGGAGATCACCGAGGCCGAGCGGAACGTTCGACAGGTGAACGAGGATCAGCGGCAGACGAAGCAGGAGGTTTCGGACCTTCGGGCGAGTCTGTACGAGAATCGGACGCGGCGGGTGAAGGACCAGACGCAGTTGAGCGGGTTGGACGAGCAGTGGCGCAAGCTGAGCGAGGAGGAGCCGCTGATCGAGTCGGAGCTGGATTCGCTGTCGCAGCAATCGGCGTTTAACGCGGAGCGCAAGGAGGGATTGGAGCGGCAGGTGGGCGAGATGGAGGGCGAGCAGCGGTCGGTGCAGCAGCGGGTGGAGGAGCTTCAGAGCGTTCAGGAGTCGGAGCAGGCGGCGCGGTCGGGCCTGAGCGGTCAGATGACGGAGTTGAAGGTGGAGGCGGGCCGGCTGTCGCAGAAGCGTCAGGCGCTGACGGACCGGGCGAACGGGCTGCGGCGTGACTTGCAGCAGGCGCTGGCGGGCCATCAGTCGGCGGGCGAGGAGATCCGGTCGATGAAGGTCCGGATCGAGCAGGCGGAGCGGCAGATCTTGGGGACGGAGGCTCGGCTGGCGGGGCTGTACAGTTCGCGGCAGGAGTATCAGAGGCAGTCGGGTCTGCTACGTCAGCAGCGCAAGGGCAAGAGCACGCAGCTCGAGCAGATCATGGCGGAGGCGCATGAGGCCAAGTCGCAGGTGGGTTCGCTGCAGGAGCAGGGCCAGGAGTTGGCGCTGAAGATCAACGAGTTGACGGTGCGTCAGGAGACGCTGATCCAGCGGGCGCAGGACGAGCTGCGGATCGACCTGGAGCACGCGTACAGCGACTATCACGATAGCGGCGAACAGGACTGGGCGGCGCTGGAGGGGGAGATCAACGATCTGAAGGGGAAGATTTCGCGGTTGGGCAACGTGAACCTGGACGCGATCGCGGAGCAGGAGCAGCTTGAGGCGCGGCTTGTGTTTTTGAGCAGTCAGCGGGACGATCTGGACGAGGCGCAGAAGAAGCTGCAGGAGCTGATCGAGCGGCTTGATGAGGAGTCGCAGAAGCGGTTTTTGGAGACGTTCGAGACGGTTCGGGAGAATTTCCAGGATCTGTACCGCAAGCTGTTCGGCGGCGGGAAGGCGGACCTGGTGCTGGACAATCCGGAGGACGTGCTGGAGAGCGGGATCGACATTCTGGCCCGTCCGCCGGGCAAGGAGACGCGGTCGGTGAGTTTGCTGTCGGGCGGCGAGAAGACGCTGACGACGGTGGCGCTGCTGATGGCGATCTTCAAGTCGAAGCCGTCGCCGTTCTGCATCCTCGACGAGGTGGACGCGGCGCTGGACGAGGCGAACGTGGACCGGTTCAATATGGTGATCCAGGAGTTTTTGCACCACTCGCAGTTCATCGTGATCACGCACAACAAGCGGACGATGAGCTACGC